CCACATACAACCAGACAAAAAGCCTATCTTGCCCAATAATTTAAGGCGCGGTATGAAGGCCCATTTGTATTGTCTGAGCATGACGCCTGCAATAAAAACTGCGGCAAAAAAACTGCGCCAAAAAGTAACTTCAAAATTACGTGCCACTTCGAGGTGACGGGTAAATACACCGGCAATACTCCACAAAGTAGCAGCACAAATCATCAGCATCACCGCTTTGCGGTGAGACATTTTATTTTGCATATGGGTCCAAATAAAAAAACCCGTTTGACCCTGACCAGACTGGCTAGAGCAAAACGGGTTGATTTTCATGCGGCAGTACTAGAACACTAGCCGCCGCATTAGTCAGAGCAGATCACGTTATTCGCGTGATGCTTTTTTACGTTCGTGCTCTTTCAGGAAACGCTTGCGCAGACGAATGCTCTTTGGTGTAACTTCTACCAGTTCATCATCATCAATAAACTCAACCGCGTATTCCAGGCTCAACTGGATAGGTGGCACCAGGCGTACCGCTTCATCCGTACCGGAAGAGCGAACGTTGGTCAATTGCTTGCCCTTGATCGGGTTCACAACCAGGTCATTGTCACGGGAATGGATACCGATGATCATACCTTCATACACTGGGTCATTGTGGCTGACGAACATACGACCACGGTCTTGCAATTTCCAGATAGCGTAAGCAACTGCGGCACCATCATCTTGCGAGATCAGTACGCCATTGCGACGGCCACCGAGTTCACCTTTGGAATTGTCGACTGGTGCGTACTCATCAAACACGTGGCTCATCAAGCCTGTACCGCGTGTCAGTGTCATGAATTCGCCCTGGAAGCCGATCAGACCACGTGCAGGAATACGGTATTCCAGACGGACACGACCTTTGCCGTCCGGTTCCATGTTTTGCAGGTCACCACGACGACGACCGAGTTCTTCCATGACGCCACCCTGGTTGACTTCTTCTACGTCTACTGTCAGGTTTTCATAAGGTTCGTGGCGTTCGCCATCCACCATTTTAAAGACCACGCGTGGACGGGATACCGCCAGCTCAAAGCCTTCACGACGCATGTTTTCGATCAGGATAGTCAGATGCAACTCACCGCGACCAGAAACTTCGTACGTGGAATCATCGCCTTCAGCCTGCACAACGCGCAAAGCCATATTGGATTTCAATTCACGTTCCAGACGGTCACGGATTTGACGTGTCGTCACGAATTTACCTTCGCGACCAGCCAGTGGAGAGCTGTTAACCATGAAGTTCATGGTCAGAGTTGGTTCATCAATCTTCAACATCGGCAAGCCTTCTGGCGTGTCCGGTGCGCAGATGGTGGAGCCGATACCGATTTCTTCGATACCATTGATCAGGACGATGTCACCTGCCAGTGCCTCATCAACCAGAACGCGGTCCAGGCCTTTGAAAGTCAATACCTGATTGATACGTGCCTTGGTTGGCTTGTCATCAGGGCCATTCATCCAGACCACATCTTGCAAACCTTTTACACGACCACGCAGGATACGGCCAACGCCGATTTTACCGACGTAGGAAGAATATTCCAGGGAGGTGATCTGCAATTGCAGAGGACCATCTGGATCATCTTCACGCGCAGGAACGTGTTTCAGGATAGCGTCAAACAATGGTTCCATATTGCCATCGCGCACAGTGTCTTCCAGGCCAGCATAGCCCTTGAAGCCGGATGCATACACGATAGGGAAATCGAGTTGCTCGTCAGTTGCGCCGAGTTTGTCAAACAGTTCAAAAGTCGCATTAACTGCTTTTTGTGGATCAGCGTTTTCACGGTCGATCTTGTTAACGACAACGATAGGTTTCAAACCCAGAGCCAGCGCTTTACGCGTCACGAAACGTGTTTGCGGCATTGGGCCTTCTTGCGCATCAACCAGCAACAAAACGCTATCTACCATGGACAGAACACGTTCTACTTCACCACCAAAGTCAGCATGGCCCGGTGTATCGACGATGTTGATGTGTGTGCCTTTGTATTCAACAGCACAGTTCTTGGACAAAATAGTGATACCGCGCTCTTTTTCGATATCATTCGAATCCATAACACGGGCATCAACCTGCTGGTTGTCGCGGAAAGTACCGGACTGACGCAATAACTGGTCAACCAGAGTGGTTTTGCCGTGATCGACGTGAGCGATAATGGCGATGTTACGAATAGCGCGTTTTGAAGTAGACATGATAGCGTTCTTATTGGGTAATTCTATGAGGTAAATCGGATAACCTGCGATTATAACATGTTGCAGCGCAAAAGTAGAAAAACTCCTATTATTTCAAGGAGTTGCTACCGCGCGATGACACAATTAATGTTCAGTGGCAATCAGGCGCTCGGGCGCGAGTATGCCGTATTCCTGCAACTGGGCAGAACCCAGCAACTGCCCATCTGATTCACGATAGACGCGAACGCGGCCAGTTTCAATGGGCAGTGTGACTTCTTCTTTATTTAATGCCAGCCGCTGGCCGTGCAGGAAGCGGCGCGACAGTTCACCTGTGAGGTAAACAGGATCAAAGCTGGACAACAAGGCATCAACCGGGGCAAGCAATGCCAGACGCTCTGGTTCTGGCAAGCTTTCGAGATGCTCCAGAGTAATGGATTTCTCCAATACCAGATGCCCCACACCGATACGGCGCAATTCCTTCAGATGTGCGCCGCAACCCAGCATTGCACCGATGTCCTCACCCAGCACCCGCACATAAGTACCCTTACTGCATTTAACCTTGAGGCTCAAGAAAGGCGCTTCGTAAGCCAGCAACTCCAGTTCATGAATGGTGACACTGCGCGCTTCACGTTCCAGCGTGATACCAGCGCGTGCGTACTCATACAAAGGTTTGCCATCACGTTTGAGCGCTGAATACATGGGCGGCACTTGCTGTATCGGGCCAGTGAATTGCTGTAAAGCATGCAGGATTTGCTCAATGCTGACCGCTACCGGCTTTTCTTCCAGCACTTCACCTTCTGTGTCCCCGGTTATCGTCGTGACGCCAAGGTGTACCACCGTAGTGTAGGTCTTGTCCGCTTCGAGTAAATCCTGGGAAAACTTGGTAGCTTCACCAAAGCACAGAGGTAGCAAGCCGGTAGCAAACGGATCGAGCGTGCCGGTATGTCCCGCTTTGGCGGCATTCAAAAAACGCTTGGCCTTGATCAGGGCGTCATTACTGGAAAAACCAACCGGCTTATCCAATAGCAATACACCGTGCACAGGCACACGCTTTCTTTTAATCTGCGGAGTCGTCATGTTGTCAGCAGCCCGTTACCAGGCTGCGCAATGTATCGTTCAGGATTTATTCTTCGCCATCGTCTTTGGCGCGGATGGCATTGGCTTCATCTATCAGCTTCGACATGGCCATGCCGCGAATGGTGGATGTGTCGTGCACAAAATGCAGTTGCGGCAAAGTATGGATGCGCAGACGCAAACCCAGTTGATTGCGCAGGAAGCCAGCTGCCTTGACCAGGGCCTCAACAGTATTCTTGACGGCCACAGGATCATCTACCAGGGTAGTGAAATACACTTTTGCATGGGCGTAATCGGGAGTCAACTGTACTTCAGTCAGCGTGATCATACCTACACGCGGGTCTTTCAGTTCAGACCAGATGATTTCTGCCAGGTCTTTTTGAATCTGGTCTGCTACACGCAGGCCCCGACCAGGAATATTTTTGCTATGTTTTGCCATAATTTTCTTACATCTCCATAAACCACAACCCCGGAACTAGTCCGGGGTTATCTTGAGTTACAGAGTACGTGCTATCTCTTGTACTTCAAATATTTCAAGCTGATCGCCAACCTGAATCTCGTTGTAGCCTTTCAGTGAAAGACCGCATTCCAGACCGGCTTTGACTTCTTTGGCATCGTCCTTGTAACGCTTGAGCGAATCCAGCTCGCCTGTCCAGGTAACCACGTTGTTGCGCAGCAAACGAACAGAAGAGGTACGCTTGACCATGCCATCGGTAACCAGACAGCCGGCAATCGCGCCAACTTTGCTGACCACGAAAACCTGG
This is a stretch of genomic DNA from Undibacterium sp. KW1. It encodes these proteins:
- the rbfA gene encoding 30S ribosome-binding factor RbfA gives rise to the protein MAKHSKNIPGRGLRVADQIQKDLAEIIWSELKDPRVGMITLTEVQLTPDYAHAKVYFTTLVDDPVAVKNTVEALVKAAGFLRNQLGLRLRIHTLPQLHFVHDTSTIRGMAMSKLIDEANAIRAKDDGEE
- the typA gene encoding translational GTPase TypA, whose product is MSTSKRAIRNIAIIAHVDHGKTTLVDQLLRQSGTFRDNQQVDARVMDSNDIEKERGITILSKNCAVEYKGTHINIVDTPGHADFGGEVERVLSMVDSVLLLVDAQEGPMPQTRFVTRKALALGLKPIVVVNKIDRENADPQKAVNATFELFDKLGATDEQLDFPIVYASGFKGYAGLEDTVRDGNMEPLFDAILKHVPAREDDPDGPLQLQITSLEYSSYVGKIGVGRILRGRVKGLQDVVWMNGPDDKPTKARINQVLTFKGLDRVLVDEALAGDIVLINGIEEIGIGSTICAPDTPEGLPMLKIDEPTLTMNFMVNSSPLAGREGKFVTTRQIRDRLERELKSNMALRVVQAEGDDSTYEVSGRGELHLTILIENMRREGFELAVSRPRVVFKMVDGERHEPYENLTVDVEEVNQGGVMEELGRRRGDLQNMEPDGKGRVRLEYRIPARGLIGFQGEFMTLTRGTGLMSHVFDEYAPVDNSKGELGGRRNGVLISQDDGAAVAYAIWKLQDRGRMFVSHNDPVYEGMIIGIHSRDNDLVVNPIKGKQLTNVRSSGTDEAVRLVPPIQLSLEYAVEFIDDDELVEVTPKSIRLRKRFLKEHERKKASRE
- the truB gene encoding tRNA pseudouridine(55) synthase TruB is translated as MTTPQIKRKRVPVHGVLLLDKPVGFSSNDALIKAKRFLNAAKAGHTGTLDPFATGLLPLCFGEATKFSQDLLEADKTYTTVVHLGVTTITGDTEGEVLEEKPVAVSIEQILHALQQFTGPIQQVPPMYSALKRDGKPLYEYARAGITLEREARSVTIHELELLAYEAPFLSLKVKCSKGTYVRVLGEDIGAMLGCGAHLKELRRIGVGHLVLEKSITLEHLESLPEPERLALLAPVDALLSSFDPVYLTGELSRRFLHGQRLALNKEEVTLPIETGRVRVYRESDGQLLGSAQLQEYGILAPERLIATEH